cagtgctAACCGTTCAAGTTGTGTCATTCTTTTTAAGATGCATAAAAGCATCTCAGTACAAAATACACAGTGAAGCTCCATGAAAGACAGACTTATGGAGAatagaaaaagtaattattaaaaagTAATGAGGATTTCACCTGTGCACATCAATGGTTTCCATCAAGCGACATATCACCCATGCCCACAGAAGAATCACGTGATTGCAGAAAACAATAATTCCAATAAAAAAGCCAGCTCCAAGGATTAGTGTTTCCAGAGGATGTGCATATTCTGCTTGCATTCCAAATGGAGACTAGAAAGAGATAACAGACAGCAAAGTGTTTTCAATTCTATATACCCCCAAATCAGAATCACCATTTTGTGATACTCTCCCCTTCTCATTACTCTCAAGACTACAATAGGACAAACATAATGATGCTGTGGGTAAAGGAACGGTCTGATTGAGAAAGGCCTTAATATGTGTTCAGGTCCTctttgggaaaacagaaaacagtattCCAAGGTCATAAGGATTAGGACTCCATCAGTGAGTCCAAACACTACACTACTTGTTGAAAAATTGAGAACTTTTATTTACGCCAGCCATTACCCAAAGCCAAAGCATTACCTGAGGAATAATAAAAGTGTTTGGGAAGCTCCTACCAGCTTTGCTATAAATCTGGTCTtggaagcaaaagaaagaaggaagccAAAAATATTCTCAAGAGTTCAGATTCActtagaaatttatttttaaaaaaattaagaagagaTCTCCTCATCTTTGACAAGTTTTCATGACAAACTCTTACTATTCAAATACTATTATGAGATTGAAATGTATGCATATATCGTTTCtgaatatatacacacacacatgcaaaaccACCAGTCATTCCTTCATTTGGTTTGCAAAAAGTAAAATTCCAGACCATCGTAGAAAGATAATGATTAAAAAGACCTTTAACCTAATGTTCAAGGTTATATGTTTGATTATCAGAATAACAAAACTCCACTTTGGCCAAAGGACGACTTGAAAATCATCACCTTTTGCTATCAGGGTAAGTTTCTAGCGAAACACCACTAGCCTACAGAACACTTCTGTGTGAGCTACTAGCCACTCAAGAATAAAGGCCAGAACTTGCTCCTGCTACAGAGCTGAGGGGCTGccaagagcaagagggaaccagcagctcctgcagacgTACATACATATGCATGCACCAATCAATAACATGGCTCTCTATTATTGTAGCCTGCATAAACCACCCCACACACAGCAGCCTGCAGCTTACCTTAGGCACAGTATAGGTTATACACTGACATGCAGCAGTacacaaacacagcagcactgaCTTCAGTGATCAAGAGACGGTGCCATCTAAACACAGGTATACCAACTATAGCATCTGATCACTGCTGGTCCCTACGTGGCTCAGAACAGTGCTGCCTCCAGTCAAGCACATCTCATTACCTCATACTGAACATCAGCTTCAACATTGCTAAACGCAGAACCACCCAAAATATCTCCGCATGGCACTATGCTCTTGATGCAGTACCACACAACTGGCTATACTGATTCCAAAGGCCCTTATTCAAGGATATAATCCTTCTCTGAATCACATATGATGCACACATCTAAGCTACGTAGAAGCCACATCTCTAGATAGTGTCCTAGGGGTTAGTATGCTCTGGATAACACTAAGTAGTGGAGAACAGACAAACAATCATAATCAGAAACCTaccatttctctctctccttgcaAACAAGCATATAGTGCACTTTTAAAAGCTTACTTTCTAGCTCAACATATATGACCAAACTTCAAAATAGTTGAGGGTGACCTTTCATTCccattaaatgaaataaaattactggTGTTCTCAGAAACAAAATGGATGACTGTTAATGACAAAGAGCTCAAGAAGACATCTATATCCCTGTCAGAGGGATGCAAAATTCTTAAGTCTTTCAAATAAGGTAAGAAACCACATATACTCAAAactagtaaaaaaataataatcaaggAATACATACAACAAACTCATGGTGAACCTTATGAATATACTTGTATATTCTCTTATGATGCAGCAATCTATGCAGGAAATAGTGCCAGGCATCCTCAATCACTGCACATCCAAAACACTGGGCAACCACGACATACctttaaaaaggagaagagcTATTAGTTACAGACTATACTAGCAGAAACACATTCTTGAAAGATAGTTACATACTAGTAAGCTTGGGAAACGTTTATGTATATTACTGATTGAATAACAGTGTACTGACACTACCTTTTTAACATACTAAAAACATTAATTGTCAAGCACATTAGTCCTTGTACCTATCAGGTGATCTGTTCATATGCTGAAGTGAATTAGATGCAGTATAACAAACTGTGATTTCAATATTACAGTCTATAAAAACATCCATAGGCGGCCTAAGATGTAGATATGAAAACATAGAGCTATATCAGCTATCTATcccagagagaaaataaatttccaaGAAATATGAGCTTCTCTTGTAAAGAACAAcaatcaggagaaaaaaagagttaaaaaaaaagaaaaaaagcatttcaacGAATTCTGTGTTGTTTAAAAGTCTACCAATTTAGCGCGAAAAAGGACAATGTGAAGCAGGGTGGTATATTCTCTCCCTTGAGGAACACACTGCTGCTACGATATAAAACAAGGTGGAGGGAAGGAACACTTGGGAGGAATCAAAAAATGCtggattaaaagaaaaccagaaagtcCAACGTTTAACACTTGCCATCCTGGACCTTGCTCTGCTTTCACAAACTTCCTCCTTCTAAGAATCAGAACAACTTGGGTCTATTTAGAAAAAAGTCTGGAAAGCTCTAACTATCTCTTAGAGCAGTTTAGCATCAACAGAAGCAAGATTAACAAACACAGTTTACATTACCAAAAACTTATCATGTATTAGAGTTGATGACACTATCTGTTATTCTGCCTCCAGCTGTAAATGATTTGGCATCAACATACAAGAAAAATCTACCTACCATCGAGGCATCTCTTCCCACTCATATGGAATGTTAAAATACTCTGTGAAGTAATAGGTGCCACAAATCAGAGGAAGCTGAATGAAAAAGTGATTGAAGAGGAGTGTTTTGAAACATTTCCACTGTTTTTCCCATGTTTCTGGTTTATCCtaagaagcaaaaagaatcagttGTGTTACATACTCCTATTGCACGTAACAGAAGTGCTACAAAAGTACTCTGGAGGCTGTTTCATTTCACCTAGGAAGACAGATAACAGGCCCTCCCATAATACAAATTACACAGAATTGGATTCAGCTTCATCAAAACCTCTTGCTTAGATTTCTAAACTAGCTTTCCATAAAGTTTAAAGGAAGTTGCTCTTACAAGAGGTTGACTTTGCCAGTTGCCCCaaatttttcttgttatttcagTGTTTGTAATTAGCACGAACATTTCACAGTCAACAGCTGAAAACATCTGATTTTGCAATCTCATAGCTAAAACAATACAAAGAGAAGCTGAAGGTATAAGAATGTGAAGAATTAAGTTGTCTAGAAAACAGCTGGGTTTTGCAGAGACATTTTAGCATTTACTGTGATAGAAGCtattaatttctaattcatATCACAAGGAACTGTGGGAAAACTATCATCTTTAGATACTAGATGTGCCTTTGCTACCAACTAGGAGTGCGCAGTCCATCGTAGGCTTTCTCCattgataaaatattttgaaacacttGCCATTAAATAAGCACACCACCTAATTCCCTCATAATACTAAGACAGATCTCTACCACCAAATGCTGCGATTCTACTACGCCTTCCCCGCTGATATATAAACTTAAATGGAGAAAACTTAACTTTGCTAAAATAGACTGACATAcccttttctctctgtatcacCATGGTGGAAAGGATACCCTCACTCAGAAATaactcctttccttccctcaaatccagttctgtttctttcctcacATATTGTAATTTTGCTCTATAGCTTCCAGGATATCCATGGTGATAGAGTAAAGGAGGTCATACAAATTGGAAACTAGGATACCGCAGTATGTGTTCTCCACTCCACGTGTTGAAAGACAAATCAGGAAGTGTGTAGTTCATAACTCTGTCTTACCTGCTGAATTTTATACTTTTGCATGTATGGTATAAACTGAAAGACAAATCCAGGCACACAGAGCAAGAAGTATGAAACTTCATGAACTAGAAGTGAACCCCAAGTCGCGATCTGGAACTTCGTATAGTTATCCAGCATGTAATTCCaggcatttttaaaaggttGCTGTAGGGGATTGTCAGGCAAGAAAGAGTCTATATATTCCACTGCCAGATAAGCAGAGTTCAAGATATTAATGCTGTCATTCACTGCCATTGTTCAAACATAAAGCAACAAAATTACGGTTCTTCTACAGTTGTCTTTAAGTAACCTGTaaattttgaagaagaaaagtgaTTAAACAGCAGTTATCTTCAGAAAGAAACCCACATTACTTATCTTTGCTATTAcctaattttaaagcaaaaataggGAAGGGAAAGACAGATTCTCTTTCTACAGATGAGTGTAAAAGAACAAAGATTAAGCTTGGTTTAAGAGGCAAACTGGTTTAGGAGGCAATCAGCTCTCAAGTTTTGAAATTAAGTTAGGGGAGCTAACGattacagaaatattaatttttaccCAATTTTAGTCTAAGCCTTTTGCAGGATGATTGTATTCTGTGCAAAAGGAGCACAGAAAGGTTCAAAACAGATTCAGAAACTAAATTGATCATGATTTCCTGATTACCCAGCCCCACCCTTGTCATAGCTGTGAGCCAGAATCCACAGAGAACTACATCAATACAGCAGACTGCTTTTAGACTTCAACCAGCTTGAGCCAACCCATCTTTCCATAACTAAGGGAGTTTTCATCGCAGCTCCCAAAAGCATAGACACAGCATTCCCAGAACTCCTGGGCAGCAGTGACCAGAACTGCTGCCATTTCCACAGAGCAGACTGCTTgttggcttgggttggaaggcatccagtccaacctccctcccatgggcagggccaaCTTTCACTACATCATGTTGCTCAGCATCCCATCCAATCTGATCTTGAACACCCCCAATTTTGGGGCATCTACAGGTTTCTCTGGGCATCTGATTCCTCACCactgcctcatcaccctcatgtCAGTAAACACTGCCCTTATGTCCAACCTAAGCCTACCCTTTTTaagtttaaagccattgctcCTTGTCTTATTGTTACAGGCCTTGGCAAAAagtctttcttataagcccatTCATATACtgaaagccttctcttctccagactgaacaaccccaactctctcagactccCTCCACCAGCAACATGCCCTTTGTTAATTCTCAtgcccctcctctggaccttcTCTCATAGGTCCATCTCCCACCCTAAAACGTGTGCCTAATTCACGGGCCTGAGAACACTGGTTAGTCCACAGCTGATACACTCAGACTAGGTCTGACATAAATaataatggaatcatagaaatatttgggttggaagggaccatgaaggtcatttAGTCCATCCTGCCTGCactgagcagggagatcttcaACTAaatgaggttgctcagagccccatccaacctggccttgaatgtttccagggatgaggcatctaacacttccctgggcaacctgttccagtgtttcaccacactCAGTgtaaatttcttcctaatatctagtctaaacttctcctctttcgtttagaatcatagaatcaccaggttggaaaagacccataggatcatcgagtccaaccattcctatcaaacactaaaccatgcccctcagcacctcgtccacccgtgccttaaacacctccaggtaaggtgactcaaccacctccctgggaaggtgactcaaccacctccctgggaagcctctgccagtgcccaatgaccctttctgtgaaaaattttttcctaatgttcagcctgaacctcccctggcggagcttgaggccattccctcttgtgctgtcccctgtcacttgggagaagaggccagcaccctcctctccaccactTCCTTTTAGatagtcgtagagagcaatgaggtctcccttcatcctcctcttctccaggctaaacaaccccagctcactcggctgctcctcataaggcctgtcctccagccccctcaccagcttggttactctttaaaaccattactcctcatcttattgctacaggccctgctaaaccatttttccccatctttcttacaagctccctttaagtactgaaaggctgcaataaggtctccaccgagctgaacaaccccaaccctctcagtcTCTCTTCACAGGCGAGGTGGTCCCATGGCCCCAGTCTTTGACCATTTTTGTGACCTCCTCTAGACCCGctctaacaggtccatgtctttccccgtgctgagggctccagagctgggcaCGGGATTCCAGgtgtggcagcagcagagccgCTATCAACCTctccctccctcagcctgcctgggcaaagcagggaagggggCTTGAGGAAAGCTCGTGAGGTTCAGCACCTGCAGGTGCTGAACCTCACGAGCTTTCCTCAAGcccccttccctgctttgccCGGGTCCCTCCGGACGGCACCCCACCCCTCGGGCGCGATGCTCCAACCTCCAATGCCCGGTACCCAACCCCAGCCGTTACCCACCCGCCTCTCCCCGCTCACCTGGGCTGGCAGCGGCGGCTCCGAGCGCGCTCAGCGACCGGCACCGGCTCCTTCCGAGCGCGCCCCCTTCCCCACGGGCGGCGGCGAGAGGctgcggggcggcggggagtCAGGCgttggggctgggggagggcgggagcggcggctcgcgcgctcccattggctggaGGGGTGGAGTGAGGATAGTGAGACCGAGGCGCGCGGCCAGTGAGGCGGGAGGGAGGCCGCGTGACGTCGGAGACGTGACGGGGAGGAGCCCCTCGGCCCCACCCCGCGAGGGCGGGAGCGGCGCCTCAGGGACGcgctggggttggggggctggaTAAAAGGGTTGGGGTAAAAGGGTTGAAATAAAAGGGTACAGGGAGGTGGGAGAATGGTCCAGAGCCCCGTTCACTGAGTCTGGTGTTACACGCAGGTAAAAATTTATGctttaggaaagaaaagcactgaaCTAGAAGGGTAAGGGCATCCTAAGAAAGGTCGGGAACCCCATTCCCTGAGTTTGGGGTCACATGCAGGTAAAATTTATGctttggaatggttggactcgatgatccggtgggtctcttccaacctggtgattctatgcttctgtgcAAGTAAAATTTATGCGttaggaaagaaaagcactgaaattgAAGGGTAAAGGCATTCTAAGAAAGGTCCGGAACCCCATTCCTTGAGCTTGGGGTCACATGCAGGTAAAATTTATGctttaggaaagaaaagcactgaaatagaAGGGTAAGGGCATCCTAAGAAAGCTCCGGAACCCCATTCCTTGAGTTTGGGGTCACAGGCAGGTAAAATTTATtcttgaggaaagaaaagggttGAAAAGAAAAGGGTATGGGTGTTGTAAGAAGGGACTAGAACCCCATTCATTGAGTTTGGGATCTCACATGGGTAAAAGTTACGCTTGAGTAAAGGATTGAAATACAAGGGTATGGGCATCATAAGAAGGGACCAGAACCCCTTTGATTGAGTTTGGGATCAGACACAGGTAAAATTTATGctttaggaaagaaaagcactgaaatagaAGGGTAGGGGCATCGTAAGAATGGTCCGGAGCCCCATTCATTGAGCTTGGTGTCAGACATGGGTAAAAGTCACGTtcgaggaaagaaaaggagtgaAATACAAGGGTATGGGCGTCATAAGAAGGGACCAGAACCCCATTCATTGAGTTTGGTATCACACACAGGTAAAATTCTACAAATAATATAAACGTacaattaaaggaaaatgcttCTAGTGAAACCTACTGCCCAACAACGTGTCATACATCAACACTAAAATGCCATTAAATCCATTTAATtccaaaaaaaatgtatgttacTCTCAACCATCGTCCTGATTTCACAGCTCAAATAGATTCACTGGAACTTGGAGGTGGCCACTACCTTAATTTACTGAAAACCAAAGCTTTCAGCAATAAACCAGTCATATTAACATGACCGGTTCCTaaaccttaattttttttttccaaacttgcTTGCATTCAGATCTTCAGAACACCAGctcagcccctccccaccaccaccacccaaaAGAATCACTTCATTGCTGTCAAGATAATTTAGCTTGAGACTTGCATTGAGAAACACGTTTTAAGCGATTTGTTGGCATTAGGAAACAATATACAaacttttatttgaagaaaatgtcTCAAATATGACAATAACTTTGGTCATGTTAAAAGGAGGCCATCCAAGAACGAATAAAAATGAGCTGCTTTATAAGCATGGCCACATACAGTATATTCAGATATTAGCTAATAGAAGCTAAGGTTACACGCATATATAGGCCTTAGTACCATGCAAGTTCAACGCAATTTCATACATTAtaaattttcagttattttcatgCCAATTCACCTTTTGGATAAAAGGTAAGAAAGAAGTAACACCTAAATGTGACCAaaattgaacagaaaaaaaaatcataaatacagacaacatttttattaaaaagatctTGAAATTACACCTGTTCAGGAAGTGTTACACCATCTCTGATCTCTCCTCCTTCAGTGGGAATTAGTAGTGTTAAGCATTGTTACATATCAAAAAATACAACTCTGTTTTACAACATAGTACTGGCATATTCAAAGTACTGTGCCAAATTATAAATAGTAAAATCAggttttaaagtatttcaatAGAAAGCAACTTATGCTCACACAAACATATGCACATATTATAGTTATGTAACaaaagttttataaaaggaaacatttacCCCATGCCAGCTTGAATTACTGAGGTGGGATTCAATACCTATTATGAAGACTGAGAGTtcatttctgtaaatatatttattagtctctggaaaaaataagacaaaaatttACTTTCACCAGAATACACACCATTCTTCACTGACAATCCATTCCTCAGTCATGACTGACATAGGTCGGTCCTTATGAAAGTGGCTTTATTTTTGAAGACCttgcaatgaaaaagaaatggtcCACTCAACTTCAAAAATTCAAACAGCTTCTGCTTAACTGCAGGATAATTCTACTCGCTGCATCTGCCTAGAGTAATCTTCATCATCTGTCATCTGTAATTGTAGACAGTCACATCTCCCACTGTGACTCAAAGTGCAGCTACAAGTAGAGAAGTGCTTAGATACTCAGTCACTTCAAATACACTTGTTGAAGGCTGCTTCTAGCGCATAATCAAGTTGAAAATTCCTTTAATGATCATAACGGTTTGTCAATAACTGTAACACCTAGAGtgaggggggaggaaaaggcataAATCTTTAGGTAGTATTTAATAAAATCAAGAATACGAAAATCAGGTTTTAATATAATACCTTGCAACTAGAATACAATCAAAAACCTGTGCACTAGCATCAGCGTTCATATTTTCCCTAATTTCTCTGACAAAGTTGTCTGAATTAGTGCAAAATTATGAAAGTTTGTGACGAAAAAATTTCTCATTACTCTAGTTTAATTTTGCCATCAGTGAAATATATCTTTGACATTCACTTAAATAAATCATCTGAGAAACTGCAAttattgaaagaaaagattCCTGAAACAGCTTGTTTTCTAAATATCAAATCTCAAAGAGTTTCAGAATTGAACCATTGTAGATTGATACACAAATCTCCTAGGACTTGTCATACCAGAATCACCTTTCTGACTCATTGCTTACGTGCTGAATTCCTCCTGAGTACAGTTTAATACCAGTTTTTCCCTTGTACTGAATAATTGTTTGAAGTCACACTTCAAAACATAGCATCAGATGCTTCATACTCATTCTAATATCTTAGGTTTTATCTCAGACAGGGCTTTGTCAAATTTCTTATCCTAGCTGTTAAAATAATTATCCATACACATTACCTGCATAGCTCCTTCCTGTACTCATACAAGATGATACAACTGTCCATTTATCAGTTGTTGGATTATAATATTCCACCGTTGATAAATTACAGGAACCATCATCTCCTCCAACTACATACAAGAGACCATTTACAGCACAAACACCTAAAACCAGACAGGAGACCAATACGAAAATTAGCAATAGGCTTGTTCACCCCATAAAAGCATcatgaaagcagcagaaatccaGGGACATTCCATTTACACCAAATGATATTACCACTGTTCTAAAGTAATTGCTGCATATACCTGCATTCCTTCTGCACATGTTCATGTCTGCAACCTGCTTCCATGTACTGGTGACAGGATCAAACACTTCAACACTTTTTCTTACTAAAGGACCATCATGACCACCTACTGCATACAATAAATTGTTTAACACGCCAACACCTGTGAAGATATGAAAATACTCAAAATTAATGAGAATGGTTTGACTGATGCAAAGGAGAAACAACAAATGTTATTACGTCCACTAACAAAAATCCATCATACAGTTAGGAactatttcagaaaacatttgggTCAGGATGCATTAAAGCAAAAAGACAGTAACTAGAGCAAGACGAGGATAAAATGTCTTG
The window above is part of the Phaenicophaeus curvirostris isolate KB17595 chromosome 4, BPBGC_Pcur_1.0, whole genome shotgun sequence genome. Proteins encoded here:
- the MSMO1 gene encoding methylsterol monooxygenase 1 — protein: MAVNDSINILNSAYLAVEYIDSFLPDNPLQQPFKNAWNYMLDNYTKFQIATWGSLLVHEVSYFLLCVPGFVFQFIPYMQKYKIQQDKPETWEKQWKCFKTLLFNHFFIQLPLICGTYYFTEYFNIPYEWEEMPRWYVVVAQCFGCAVIEDAWHYFLHRLLHHKRIYKYIHKVHHEFVSPFGMQAEYAHPLETLILGAGFFIGIIVFCNHVILLWAWVICRLMETIDVHSGYDVPLNPLHLVPFYAGARFHDFHHMNFIGNYASTFTWWDRIFGTDSQFIAYREKEKKQKLMTKKAN